In the genome of Hippoglossus hippoglossus isolate fHipHip1 chromosome 12, fHipHip1.pri, whole genome shotgun sequence, one region contains:
- the fgf10a gene encoding fibroblast growth factor 10a, giving the protein MCRWTVTQGAPVAWFSSCPCCRPSLLLPLTFLLLLLLLGPSSSSPLSALSSRSNPDRNHNAPGGTPPHFFIPHPPPSSSPAPLHASSARLPRATNVSSSSATVVGRHVRSSYNHLQGDVRQRKLFSYQKFFLRIDKKGTVNGTKSEDDPYSILEIKSVDVGVVAIRGLSSNHYLAISKKGLLYGARDFGPDCRLIERIEENKYNTYASAEWRNKKKHMFVGLNANGKPMKGRKTRRKNTATHFLPIVVQPR; this is encoded by the exons ATGTGTAGATGGACAGTGACACAAGGTGCACCGGTCGCCTGGTTCTCCTCCTGCCCCTGCTGCAGaccttcactcctcctccccctcaccttccttctcctgcttctcctgctcGGACCCTCCTCGTCCTCACCGCTGTCTGCTCTATCATCACGGTCAAACCCGGACAGGAACCACAATGCACCGGGAGGGActcctcctcacttcttcaTCCCTCACCCGCCACCTTCCTCATCACCCGCTCCTCTGCATGCATCTTCTGCGAGGTTGCCACGGGCAACCAATGTATCATCGTCCTCTGCGACAGTTGTCGGACGCCACGTGCGGAGCAGCTACAACCATCTACAAGGAGACGTGCGGCAGAGGAAACTGTTCTCCTACCAGAAATTCTTCCTTCGCATTGACAAGAAAGGGACGGTTAATGGCACCAAAAGCGAGGACGATCCGTACA GTATTTTGGAGATCAAGTCAGTGGATGTGGGAGTGGTGGCCATCAGGGGCCTCAGCAGTAACCACTACCTGGCAATCAGCAAGAAGGGATTGCTATACGGAGCG agGGACTTTGGTCCGGACTGTCGTCTGATTGAACGCATTGAGGAGAACAAGTACAACACCTATGCTTCGGCAGAATGGCGCAACAAGAAGAAGCACATGTTTGTGGGATTGAACGCCAATGGAAAGCCAATGAAGGGGAGGAAGACGCGGAGGAAAAACACAGCCACTCACTTCCTGCCCATCGTGGTACAACCACGGTGA